The following are from one region of the Mesorhizobium sp. B2-8-5 genome:
- a CDS encoding winged helix-turn-helix transcriptional regulator, whose translation MSIDRRSGCPINLSLEVFGDRWSLIILRDMIFGGKRHFRELLNGSIEGIASNILADRLKRLMQLGLLTKADDPSHKQKAIYSLTEMAITLVPIMAQLGAWGRVWLPVTEELSIRAELLEKGGPPLWERFMDELRHEHLGMPSKAPPGTPTVRQQLRAAYEAVVARKAEAAAG comes from the coding sequence ATGAGCATCGACCGTCGGTCCGGCTGCCCGATCAATCTGTCGCTCGAAGTGTTCGGCGACCGGTGGAGCCTGATCATCCTGCGCGACATGATCTTCGGCGGAAAACGCCATTTCCGCGAGTTGCTCAACGGCTCGATCGAAGGCATCGCCTCCAACATCCTGGCCGACCGGCTGAAGCGGCTTATGCAGCTCGGGCTTCTGACCAAGGCCGACGACCCCAGTCACAAGCAGAAGGCGATCTACAGCCTGACCGAGATGGCGATCACGCTGGTGCCGATCATGGCGCAGCTCGGCGCCTGGGGACGCGTCTGGCTGCCGGTTACGGAAGAATTGTCGATCCGCGCCGAGCTGCTCGAAAAAGGCGGCCCGCCGCTATGGGAGCGATTCATGGACGAACTGCGCCACGAGCATCTGGGCATGCCTTCGAAGGCGCCGCCGGGCACGCCCACCGTGCGCCAGCAGCTGCGCGCTGCCTACGAGGCAGTCGTCGCGCGGAAGGCTGAGGCTGCGGCAGGTTGA
- a CDS encoding alpha/beta fold hydrolase — MTTAAQRPDIVSETFGSSKDPTILLIMGAMASMSWWPEAFCRQLAGRGRFVIRYDNRDTGLSTKYPPGAPPYTFEDMVDDAMRVLDDHGIARAHVAGMSMGGMLAQSVALKYPERVGALTVISSSPLGVDTSGLPGTTEAYKEHSAQGADIDWSNRDQVLDFMVKDARAIASTRHPFDEERTRAMIEADYDRSGGLASATNHFLLKGGGPQRTVRDLRAPLLVIHGSADPLFPIEHGEALAKAVPGARLVKVEGGGHELHRNDWPQIVEAIAAHGQR; from the coding sequence ATGACCACCGCAGCGCAGCGCCCCGACATCGTTTCGGAGACCTTCGGCAGTTCGAAGGATCCGACGATCCTTTTGATCATGGGCGCCATGGCCTCGATGTCGTGGTGGCCCGAAGCCTTCTGCCGGCAACTTGCCGGGCGCGGCCGCTTCGTCATCCGCTACGACAACCGCGATACCGGCCTGTCGACCAAATATCCGCCGGGCGCGCCGCCTTATACGTTCGAGGACATGGTGGACGATGCCATGCGCGTGCTCGACGACCATGGCATCGCCAGGGCGCATGTCGCCGGCATGTCGATGGGCGGCATGCTCGCGCAGAGCGTCGCGCTGAAATATCCCGAACGCGTCGGCGCGCTCACTGTGATCTCTTCTTCGCCGCTCGGCGTCGACACATCCGGCCTGCCCGGGACGACCGAAGCCTATAAGGAACATTCGGCCCAAGGCGCCGATATCGACTGGTCGAACAGGGACCAGGTGCTCGACTTCATGGTCAAGGACGCCCGCGCGATTGCCAGCACGCGCCATCCGTTCGACGAGGAACGGACGCGCGCAATGATCGAGGCGGACTACGACCGCTCCGGCGGTCTCGCCAGCGCGACCAACCATTTCCTGCTCAAGGGCGGCGGCCCGCAGCGGACGGTGCGGGATCTTCGCGCGCCGCTGCTCGTCATCCACGGCAGCGCCGACCCGCTCTTCCCGATCGAGCATGGCGAAGCGCTGGCCAAGGCCGTTCCCGGCGCAAGACTGGTCAAGGTCGAAGGCGGCGGCCATGAATTGCACCGCAACGACTGGCCTCAAATCGTCGAAGCCATCGCCGCTCACGGGCAGCGCTGA
- the rpmF gene encoding 50S ribosomal protein L32: MAVPKRKTSPSKRGMRRSADALKAPTYVEDKNSGEMRRPHHIDLKTGMYRGRQVLEPKES, from the coding sequence ATGGCCGTTCCAAAAAGAAAAACCTCTCCGTCGAAGCGCGGCATGCGCCGCTCGGCCGACGCGCTCAAGGCCCCGACCTATGTCGAGGACAAGAATTCCGGCGAAATGCGCCGCCCGCACCATATCGACCTGAAGACCGGCATGTATCGCGGCCGCCAGGTTCTGGAGCCGAAGGAAAGCTGA